The Kwoniella newhampshirensis strain CBS 13917 chromosome 2, whole genome shotgun sequence DNA segment CGTACCAAGGATGAGAACGGTGAGTGGCTTGCTTGGTGGTGAGAGCTTATCGCTCATCTCGTATGTCGGATATGGGGAAATCAATCGTTAGAGTAGGATTCGAACAAAGTATGATCTTCAAGACTAAGGTGGAAGCGTTCGAAAGAGCGAGACAGCGCTTAGCGCGCCCAAGTCGTTCCTTGAAGATACCAACGGCTGCGTGTTCTATGCGAAGCAAGTGAGAGCTGTCGTCTCGAGGGGTACGAAGTACACTATTCGTTGTATGTATGCTACGCCGAGATGCAAAGAAGGAATTGACGAACTTGCATGTTTCGAATCAAGTCGACTGAAACGCGTTTGACGCTTggaccacctccaccccaCCCAACGACGAAAGCGCAGCAGACAAATCCATTATATATAAGAAATACCCGTCAAATGCATGTCCATATGTCGAGTACGTTGGCACTGTCCATCAATCGGACACGCCACGCAGCTACATGTCCCACTTAGAGTCTTTCAATGACAATGGCTGAAGCTGCTCCACCACCGTTACAGATCGCTGCGACACCCTTCTCGCCCTTCTTGAGAGAGTGGACAAGGGTGACGACGATTCTACAACCGGAAGATCCGATAGGCTACAACCAATGACACGTAATATCAGCGACAACTCTTCGGCCTCTCCAACGAGATCCAACAGGTCAACTCACGTGTCCAAGAGCGACAGCACCTCCCTTGATGTTTACCTTTGATCTGTCCAACCCCAAGACTCTCTCGGCAGCCACACCGACCACACTGAAAGCCTCGTTAAACTCCCAGAGAGCAATGTCGTCCTTGGAGACACCGGCTCGTTCGAGAGCGACAGGGACAGCAAGAGTAGGGGCGGTAGGGAAATCGATGGGAGCACAAGCGGCGTCGGCGTAACCTGTCTCAAATTGTCAGATACTCCACATACCTTTCCACCACGATGGCAACTCACCCAAGATCTTAGCGAGAGGTTTCAAAccctctttctcaacgACATCTCCACTGGCGAGGACGACGGCACTGGCACCGTCGTTCAAACTACTAGCGTTCGCTGCTGTGACTGTTCCGTTCTCCTTTTGGAAGACGGGTCGGATAGATCTgaacttctccttcaacagCTTCTTGTagtcctcatcctccttgacgaTGACATCTCCTTTTCTGGTCTTCACAGTCACCGGGGcaatctcatcctcaaaaAGGCCATTGGCCCAAGCCTCCTCTGCACGGGTGTACGAAGAGAGGCAGAAGTCGTCCTGGTCTTCTCGGGTGATGTTGTGCTTGGCAGCGGTGTGTTCGGCACAGTTACCCATAGGGACTTTGTTGTAGACATCGAAGAGACCGTCGACCACAAGGGAGTCCTTGGTCTCGAAATGGCCGAAAGCGGGAGGATGACGGGGTGTGAGGAAGCTGTATGCGGTGAGAGGACATGGTTATTCGACGACATTAGCatgaggaggttgaggaagTTGCGTATCACAGCATGCAGGGAAGATGCATAAGATGAATGGTAGAGTGAGAGACACTTGGTCAGCCACCTTGATTTGAGTACAGCTGTGCCACTCACGGAGCTTGAGACATGCTCTCGAAACCACCAGCGATCATGACACCCCTAATACCAAGCTGGATGTTCTGGGTAGCAAGGCCAATAGCCTTGAGACCTGAAGCGCAGACCTTGTTGATGGTGGTAGCGTCGGTGGTCTCTGGAATTCTGCGGGGATTTCCAAAGACCTGTCAGCGTTATTTCTCAGGTGTGTACGGTGCACCACAGCTGGCAATGCAGTTCCGACCTGAGTATCTTTCCGAGTCCTTTCTTGGTCAAGTTCGATGATGCTCCAGGCCATTTGGCCACCAAACATAGATCGTCTTCACCTGATCCAAAGCTTGACCTGAAGCAGGGATAGAAACCGACAACTCACCCAGCACCAATCCCGACCTGTCTAGCGGGACTCTGACCCACGCCTGCCTGAACCACATTTCCGAGATagatctcctcgatcctctcAGGCTTCACGGCAGCCTTCTCGATAGCATGCTTGACGGCGACGACACCGAGTTGGGGGGCGGTCAGGGTGGAGAGGGAACCGTCTTTGGATCCAATAGGGGTTCGGGAGGCGGAGATGATGTAGACTTGTTGGGTTGACTAACATTGGGATGAGAAGTTGATTGATATGGCGGGCGAGACGGATAGTAGGTAACGTACAAGGAACGAGATGGACGTGCACAGATAGTGACgaaaaggacaagaagtCGGTGGGATGTGTCGGCGCGAGAGGTAGCGAAGAGAAGTTGAGGGCGATAGCAGGAAGGAGGGCAGCGATGGATTTGGTCGAGACGAAAGTGTTTCGAAGGGGAGGGGTGAGTAAGGAAAGCCGTTGGAAGTGAGCAGGACCAGGAGACACATCACAACAAGAAGGAACAACAGCAAGTCATGATCAGCCAAAACCTCTCTCGCCTCTCTCCCGATGACACCGCGTCGAAAGCTGACCAAACAcgttctcactcaccatatTAGCTATTCCTGTATGTATTACTTTTGTTCTGCAATGATTGTGACTGTTCTTGATTGCTGGGTATAAGCTGTTGATGACAGGTCGGTTGAGAGCAACAATGGACATCTGACAAGGCAGTTGTGTTCTGATAATCAATCGTACGAGTTGGTGGTgagcaggagcagcagcagcggaGATGGTATTGAGATTGGAATTTGGGGAAATCCAAAAAAAGGGTCAAAACAGCGTGGATTGGGTCCTGAATCGCGTGGGGGTTTGTGTCGTTGCCGCAGCAGTGATCCCATCTGTCAACCAGAATCCAATCTATAATCCCATGCATCATGTAAGTCAGGAAAAAAGGGGGGAGTGTGTATATACAAGGTTCCGCATCATGCCATCGTACGAGTACGAGAAAAAAACAGAGGTCAGTCAGAGCGGGGGTCCACGAGGATTTAGTCCATATCCCGACAGCGTGCCGAGTTTCGTTTTATACTGTGATACATGAGTCACTACAGGTGCTTCGGTCAGTCTCACAGCACTCACCGTATTTGCCGAAGAGAGGGATCAAGGTCTGAGCAAGGGTGTAGGAGAACACAAGTTTGGGTCCGACGACAAGGATCTGGGTCAGATTTGATTTTGATCAGCCTTTGTTCGGTATGAACGCTGGTCATAGCTCACCTTGGGAGTCAATCCCTTGAAGAATGCACCAACACCTTCTTGTCTGATCATGTCCCTGATGATGGTCATGCCGCCGACTTGGGAGTTGAAGTTGGCATTCTGGATTCGAGTCTTGACGACGTCGAGAGGGGCGGCAACGGTGATGGAGGCGACAGCACCTGCTATGGATGCGACGAAGTCTGGGCAAGGGACCAAGTCAGCGCCACAACTTATTGCTTGCTGAACTACAGTGATGATCGAAATTCACTCTGTCCCCAGGTAGCAGACGAATAGTCAGAGAGCTTAAAGATGTGCTCTTTGGCGACGGCTGAGCCACCGAAGAGCTGAAAGTGTAAGGCGATCAGTTCTGCATTCCTCTTGACATCCTTGTTCCAGAGTTACTCACCGCAAAACTACCAGGGGCATTTCGAGCCATGGtccatccccatcctcgGTAAAGAGCTCCAACACCCTCATCCGTCACAAGCCTGAGcagacctcgacctcggaTGGCGTCAGGGTTGGTCTGCATTTTGATCTTGAGGACGtcaagagggagaagaacgactTCTCCGATACCGGTGAGACTAGATGACGAATGCTCAAAATCAGATTCgttgctcttgctcttcttcgcgCTGAGATTGACaagaactcaccttccagcAGTGGCATGCATCAACATCCCACCAGTCTTCTTCCCGAAAGTACTTCTGAACCAATCACCTCCATTCTTGTCGATCACATCCCGGAACCATGGCTGACCACCGAACTTGTAGACCCGCTGCGCGATCTTGTATCCGGCGGCATAACCGAGACctgggaagagggagaggaattTCTGAGAGATGGGGGCGGTGGCTGCTGATCGGAAGATGACGGCGTTGAGACCTGTTGTTGAGATGGATGCTTTGTTGGACATGAGTCGTTTGGCGACTGTGTCCTGCGACAGCGAAGAAACCGTTTCAGCCTCCGCTGTAACCAGAAAGCGATACAATGAGCTACTGTCGAGACTTACAACAGGGTGGAAGACCATCAACTCAGCAACACCTATCAGACGACGTTTGACATCAGCTTCACCGCAACCTCTTTTCCAAAGTCAGAAACACCTACCGGAAGCACCTGATCCCAAGATTCTGGCTGTACCGGACTCTCGTTTACCCATTCGACCATCCGCAGGAGGAGACATCGTGACGGAGAGATGCGCTAGTCTATGGATCTagatggaaagaggaggtgaagacggTATCGAGGAGAGTGAATCCATTCATGGGGATAAGAAAACCGAGCCAGACCCAACTTTTGTACCATCCAAAGAATGGCCGCAGACGATTTGCTGTAAAATCAAAATTCCAGGCACGAGGACATGTCCCTCTCGGCCCAGATCTGATCCCGAGCATGGTGCCACAATTCGGGGATATACGGGATTACAACTTGGCTCGGATTGAGAGAGTTGGTGGTATCCCGTTGCGAGGCAGGCATCGTcgcttgcttgcttgcttgcttgctgCTTGGTCGTCTTGACAGAGTCAGTCAACACCTTTCGATACgatcaccactcaccactctctTGTCACCCGCATAAAATGTTGCCCACAGCCGCTCGACGTTCTCTCGCGGGTCTCATCCCCCCAAAGATCGCCACCCCTAATGCGGTCGTACGTTTACCTattcacctcctctccgtctctGCGGTCTTCATGTACCATCCGTCTCTTGTGAGAGACATGTTCGACTGACTGGTCATTTGTTCCACGTATAGTCTTCCGGTACGACTTCCGCTCGAACTGCCCAGGTCATCGACTTTTACTCCAAGCTTCCCAAGGGTGCCAAGCCCGCTTCTGAGCAAGTTGGCGGGTTGAGAGGACGATACTTTGGGGGCAAGAACGCCagcgggtgagtggaagGGAAATGGTCTGCAGCAGTCGGTTCTATCGTGGTCtgggatgagaaggaagaaagaaggacagCGACTATAAGGAGCCGACGAAATGGTGGCATCGAGACAGACGAGGCAgagtggagatgagatgagaagagaagagtggCAGAGATTGCATTGGCAGGAGGGATCTCCAGGATCGCGTTGATTCCTCATTGATCGCAATGCGCTTACACGCTGTCTCTCCCACAGTAAGCCTCTCGTCGCTACCGTCGgtatcctcttcctcatcggtTATACCATCGACTACAACAGTGCGTAGCATCTTTGTCTGACAGATTGGCATAAGGACAATACTGATCTAGCCTCCGTGTATTTTCCTCCCATGCTTTCGTTCGATCTCTTGCGCACACAATTGCGTCTCTGCCCCATCTTGATGTCCATTGCAACTTTCGGATGGCCATATATTTCGCCCCGCAGTGCACCTCAAGCACCACAAGAACGGCCACCACTAGACCGACACGAAGGAGGGTCGGGATCTTGTGTAGTGTGGCAATCGAGCGGAGAAAAATGCATAAAAATTACGGATGACGGTGTTCTTGCTTGTAGCATCGTGCTGATGGTGCGCTGCTATCGTAATCTGGTGGCTTGACTTCGTGCTTTTGGAGGGATAGTGGTGGACCGTAAAATAACACCGAGTGACAGgtttgaggaagaagaaagatatTCTTCTTCACACGTCCACACATCCGCACGTTTGAGATCAATCAATCCATCATTGTCCACACTTCTAGAGTCCCCGGCCACAGAACCACAGCGAGAGTGCACCGGGGCGGAGCAGTGTACAAAAAGTGATTCCCGTCAAGATTTTGAACAGCACCGAATCCAGCTACGCAAGGACAAAAGCATTTGTGACGGAATCAAATTTCCGGCCCATCAAGTTCCGCCATGCAGCAAATCCATCCATTCCAAAAGTTCAGGTCATTTCTGCCCCTACTACCTCTTTCTGTTCGAAAACCATACAACAAACCCCAACATCTCATCCGCGATGTTCCCTCGTCCACCCCTCCTTGCGGCCGGTCGATCAGTGATGACCCGAGGCCgacgtcctcctccagcaCGTTCTTCCCCCAACGCgatcccttcatcatccaaaATTCTCGATCCGCTCTCAACGTCAGCCTCAACTACATCAGCGTCAACTGCATCTTCATCggcgtcttcatcgtcgtcgtcgtcgattatgggagatgggagcatcaaagaaggaggaggctCGTATCATGTTGGAAGAAGTTCGGGTGGTGAACTGCCTGTTTATTCGAAATTCAGGAATGGAGGTGGGGTGACTACTATCGTCAGAAaagtggaagtgagtgaataCCAGTGCggctctctcttcttcctggtCTTCTCTGTCAGCTCCTTCTTGTTGGGGGTATTGAAGTGAACCTTTCGAACGGGCAGGGGTTGCGACAAGTTAAAATCAGACATGAGTATGGAGAGCTGACTCGATGTTCTTGAATACATTTCATTCGACGTAACAGGGAGATATCACTGTGAGTCGCAGACCTCCTCGAGTTCAGTCATTGATTAAAGCTGACGTTTTGAACCCAATCTCCCCTGCCTGCAATGCAATTGTTGCTCCATTTATCTGCCCGCTCCTGCACCTCAGACTCTTCAATCGCAACTCAATGCCTATTTCGCTCAATCACATATCGACCCTttctcccatcctcccAGCGTGACGATCCGACCGACAAATGGCCATCTGCAAGTCAAAGGTCActgggtggaggaggtgaaaggTTGGTTGGAGGGTAAAGGATTCTAGGGGCCTAGGTGTCGCGATTTCATCATTATTGGCTGAGCATGGAGTATGGATCTGCATTTGATATCCGGATCGAGTAATACAACGTCAAGTCCGATGGCTAACAGTTTATAGAGACGATATAGCTGGAAATCTGTGCAGAGCTACCTTAGAGATGTCGCATCTCGATTCTACCTGTAAGAGACGGGCGCGGCAAGCACGCGCCCTGGTGAATAACGCCCAGGTCTaccttcatcgtcactccATCATCTAGCATATCCCATTCTGCCAGGCTTCCTCCGAAGATCTCGATCGATTAGGCCGCGTAGAGTTTACTCACACTCGACGGGGACAAACCACCCAGACCGAAGGCATATTGAGGTCTTCCCGGCTGATCGAGTTCGTGAACAATTTATGCTGACGAGATCTTCATCTGGAAGGCCTGTGAAGCTCAGACGTCGCTCCATGCGTGATTTGACAGCGAGCCGCAAGACATGATGCAGCCTGGAAACGCCATCTTTTTGTCCGTAAGCCATTTGCGGTCTTTCGAAACGCCCTCCGTTCTGTCTTGATGTTGCGCAATGAGTCAGGCATTATCCACCTACATGTTGAACGGACAAAGTCAGCATCGTTCAGACCAGAGATTTCCGGACTTCACTCGTTGGACCGATCACCCATTGTCCGACGactgatccttctcctcctttccccaTCACGGGATGGAGTATCACCCCTTTCAGAAAACGCTGTAATCGGGGTTGTCTATCTTTCAGAAACTTTTCAGAGAATTTGGCTGTAGGCGTGGACTATCAGCTCATTTCAGGACGTTATTGAAACTTTAGGCCAGGTTATACTTGCATATATGCGCTCTGCCCGGTAACGGTGGAATAGCCGCTTCCAACTGCTGTGTGTTCATGGGCCTAGCTCAGCTCGATGCCAGCACGTTTTTTTTTTACGAACGGAGGCTGGTGGTTCGACTTACAGGATATCGTGATTTGAGAGCAGATCGAAGTTTAACGAAATCGGTATATCGTCTGAGGATATTAATGTTCCCGCCCTGCGATTGAGAGActcatgtcagctgtctATATAGTCAGGTCTTCCAGTCATCGCTTGTTCGATCAAGGTGGACCGTATGGTCACCGGACAAAAAAGAAAGAGTCTGAAACGCTTGCGCCAACTCACGTTTTGTAATCCGATATCTATATCGTAGACTGAAAATCGATCGCATCAATCGCTATCCAGAATGATACAATGACGGTGGAAGGCGGCCCGAGCTACAAGCCCTATCATtcaccactcaccgacatATGCACCGATTTTACCCATATCTGTCCAGCTCTTACCGCCTACAACTTTCCATCCTCTGATCACCACCTGTCTCGCGAATACCTCACCACGATTATTCGAATCAGCGTATGGGGGGgcttcgtcatcaccaGCACCCGCAGTGGCAGCTACAGTGATCTGAACTTGGTTGGTAGTGGAGGGTGTAGCTGCTGGGGCTGGGGTTGTCGATGTCGTAATCGCTCCCGTTGCAGCAGACGAGTTCTTGCGTTCCATCTTGTGCATACGAACAAGATCCCTCAGACCCAGAGTCGGAGTCGGAATAGCGTCAGCGCCCGCATCAGATCGGCCGTTTGACCTGGTCGTCAATGAGACAACCACGGGAGATGGGACTGGAGCCAGATGATCGAAcgtttcttcttctgatgtgagtgatgatgtcgaggaagaaggggagggtGGAAGCGGTGACAGTATCGTGGTCGAGTTCGAGACACCCGTGACACCCGTATtcgaaggtgaagaggatgacgacaTCACCCTAGCGTTCAATAAACTTACGCAAGCATCGCTCTGACAAGATCGCTGCTTGTTGATCATTGTTGTTGAGGTAGCTTGGGTCGATCTGCAGCCTCCTTCCGGACCGACTTCTGTGTTGTGGTCGGAATGTCTCGACGTCACGACATTCCAATTGCTTCCGTCTCCCTCTGCGTTCAACGGAAATGTTCGATCGGGTCGTTGTCAGacctcacctctctctATTTCGTCTTCATTGATCTGATCTCCGTCGTAGCCAGAAATAGTCTGCACACCATCTTGTCACATTCCTGACTACCTCAGGCAAGCCACGCATCCCCCTCTCGTAGCGCACCATCCCCTGTTCACGCCATAGAACAGATCTCGTAATGTTCGGTTTCggctcttcttcctcctcgtcctcctcttcttcctcgtcctcatcatccgcaaacgagaagatcgagaaaCCCGCACCTACCCGAGAACAACGTCAACAATGCTGGTCAGCTAGAGATACGTATTTCGCATGTCTTGATAAGAACAAGATCTACCTGGCGGGAGACGAGGTCccgaaggggaaagagggCGGTGCCGGGTTTTGCgcaggagagagaggggagtATGAGAGAGCATGTGGGCAGAGCTGGGTACGTTTTCGATTGTATGATCACTGGCTCTAAGATGTGCAGCAACCTCATGGATCATCTCCATACATGAGACAGACACATCGTACGCTGAGCGGGGGAATTCGCCTTCAGTTTCATTTCGTTGGCGCTGATTACCCTTGCTCTGCCTCCCAGATCGATTACTTCAACAAACGTCGAACACTCGAACTCAGAAGACAAGCGACTATCAACGCAGCTGAGAAGAGTGGCAACCAACAAGCTGCAGACGCTTGGCGATCTGTCAGCGGAACCTCACAGGGTGGCAAATAGATGAGATGTATGGGATATGGCAAAGTTCCACAGCGGAGATAGGAACCATGGGCTGGCGGCTCAAGCACGAAACATCGATCACAGTCCAGGAGGATCGACTGAAGATGTCGGGGGAGACCTGGGAGCATCCGGAAGACAGCATATCTGGAGAATGACAGACTGCTCAACATCAACGCATGACGTGACATAATACACCTCTCCAGTACAGTGAAAATGCATCGCTCATGGTCAACGTGGTTCGCATGTCATATCTTGACTAAGCGTAGTGCCTGAACGTGGTCGCGCCGAACTCTATCGTGTCTCATCCCCTGTCCACGCTGATGACCTCTTCGATGCCCACTTCCTTATTTCAGCAGTTCTTCAAGAACCTAGCGGAccttcatcagcttctccgATCTCGGACGCACAGGAACGACCGCTACTCACGCTGTTATATGACGTTGGATTCACGTTGTTTCCTCTGTAATTCAGCTTTTTGAGGATCGCGATCTACACATGAACGAATCATTAGCCTATTGGACTTCACATTGAAGCGTGACCGGAACTCACGACCTGAGGTCTTGGGAATCCCATGTCGGTGAACGAAGCCACATTGTCCTCTGTCAACCCCGCCATCTCCGCGTCTGTTGCATGTCCCCCAAGAGCAGCTTTTGATTTGTGAGCGGGCGCTTGGGCATAAGCTTGGGCCCAGTGTCGAGCAGTAGCGTTGAATGATTCTCGGTCGGCCAAGTAGTGCTTCGCCACTGCAGGTACCAAAGATAGTTGGCTCGGTTTGCCGTGACACAGTATCGCCCTTCTTTCACAAGAGGATTGGAAGAAAAGGGGGACAGGGAAAGACATACCTTCTGCGTCTTGTGGATCGTTAGGTACAGGATCACAGAGCAACGATTGTAATGAAATCAGAGTCGATTTTAGTGTAAGAACCTGGAATAactgtcagcttgacctAGCCACTTCATGTTGGCGGCAGCTGACTGGTGACCAAGCATCTTTCAGGATATCTGAAGATGCCTGTCAGTACATGCATCTCTCGTTGAGGTTGAGtccgactcaccaagaCAGATAGCGCCCTAGACATGCAGATATGGTCCACTAGGTCAGCGGTTTGCATGAAAGCCAAGCCAACATGACAACCTCACGCTTGCAGACGAGATATTAGGATCTTCAGGGAAAGCAGCTAGGTCAGCATAGTTATTACTCTTGACCGCAAACAGCTGACAAGACATACGGTATACTTTTCTACGCGGTTTAGTCGGTGGTCAGCTGTCATGGTCACAGCTTGACTAGTCGCGCACCACACTTACGTTATGAACTTCATCTTAACTGGCTGAAAGGGATATGCGTCTGGGATTTGAATGTCCTATTGAAGCAAGCAACAGAGTGAGATACAGTGTTCAGATCGGGCAGGAGAGGTGAATTGCGGCAAGGTGCGAGCGACGCGTACAACTTCGTAGTATCCACCCTCGTACGGTGTATCAGGCTGTATCACGAGTCAGCTCCAGCGGACCATCTGGTGTGAAAGCTGACTGACTGGTCCAGGGAAGGCGCCAATCAAGTGGAAGGGGGACTCGTCGATCACTAATCGGAAAAGAATGTCAGCGAAAGGGTCCAAGATCGAATGTTAATATGTGGATGACGAGAAAGAGTGACACAGTTGCAACACGTTGAGCGAATCGGACGTACTTTCTATGGAGATCTGACTTGTCTTGTCCTTCGCACAGTCTGAGATACGTGAGCAGGCATCAGCTTTGCAACGTCACGTCTCAAAAGCTAAACGTCAGGATGCAAGATCCCAACACTGACctttgatctccttctgcACACGACGTAATCTAGCGTCTGACATGTCGGCTATCGATGGTCGGAGAGTGAATGGAGACTATGTATGGGGGG contains these protein-coding regions:
- a CDS encoding mitochondrial 54S ribosomal protein mL49 → MFPRPPLLAAGRSVMTRGRRPPPARSSPNAIPSSSKILDPLSTSASTTSASTASSSASSSSSSSIMGDGSIKEGGGSYHVGRSSGGELPVYSKFRNGGGVTTIVRKVETLQSQLNAYFAQSHIDPFSHPPSVTIRPTNGHLQVKGHWVEEVKGWLEGKGF